A stretch of the Festucalex cinctus isolate MCC-2025b chromosome 20, RoL_Fcin_1.0, whole genome shotgun sequence genome encodes the following:
- the ngdn gene encoding neuroguidin — protein MASIDNDLIDSDLPKVVELLNSLAEQVAAVTNHVQDLITKVKDGLFKTTKGLSFLDLRYHLLLFYLQDLTHLISIKTEGGKIKESEALTRIVTVRTVLEKMRPLDHKLKYQIDKLVRTAVTGSLAENDPLQLRPNPENLISKLSESEDEEKQAAEKKVVHTSDKKYFPPKIAAVYYDGDMTEADKKKVQVDRQRRAALRSSVIQELRQQYSDAPEEIQERQDFQSERESREELHRKNFEESMMVRLNVAKGEKNAKKRKRMTMSGQLGGITHFGDITPLTGGEGGQDVDNPRPKKKKKQIMKKKTKRKAFKKHR, from the exons ATGGCTTCCATCGACAAC GATTTGATCGATAGTGATTTGCCCAAAGTTGTTGAACTGCTGAATAGTCTCGCAGAGCAG GTGGCAGCGGTTACCAATCATGTACAAGATCTGATCACCAAAGTTAAAGATGGTCTATTTAAGACAACAAAG GGTTTGTCATTTCTGGATCTTCGCTATCACCTGCTACTCTTCTATCTTCAAGACCTTACTCACCTGATCAGCATCAAGACAGAAGgtggaaaaataaaagagagtgaAGCCTTAACCCGAATAGTAACAGTCAGGACG gtCCTGGAGAAGATGCGACCACTTGACCACAAACTCAAGTACCAAATTGATAAACTGGTGCGCACAGCTGTCACTGGCAGTTTGG CTGAAAATGACCCGCTGCAGCTTCGTCCTAACCCGGAGAATCTCATCAGCAAG TTGAGTGAGTCTGAAGATGAAGAGAAGCAGGCAGCTGAGAAGAAAGTTGTCCACACTAGTGACAAGAAATACTTTCCACCCAAGATTGCAGCTgtatattacg atggcgacaTGACAGAAGCAGACAAGAAGAAGGTTCAGGTGGATCGTCAGCGGCGCGCTGCCTTGAGAAGTTCTGTGATCCAGGAGCTGCGGCAGCAGTACAGCGACGCTCCCGAGGAGATCCAGGAAAGACAGGATTTCCAGAGTGAGCGAGAAAGCCGCGAGGAGCTGCACAG GAAAAACTTTGAGGAATCCATGATGGTTCGACTGAATGTGGCAAAAGGAGAGAAAAACGCCAAGAAGCGAAAACGAATGACCATGTCTGGTCAACTGGGTGGCATCACACACTTTGGTGACATCACACCACTGACGGGTGGGGAGGGCGGCCAG GATGTTGATAACCCTCGGcccaagaaaaagaagaagcagatCATGAAGAAGAAAACGAAAAGAAAAG CCTTCAAGAAGCACAGATAA
- the cebp1 gene encoding CCAAT/enhancer binding protein (C/EBP) 1, which translates to MNPYPNQAHVTGLNPTSSSPAGSSNLVSMDMITYSQSQGLRGAGEDRIDEQMMGLPYLPYTSSCLSSTTSSVNHHQNHGSNLQEFSPPFILPTMRAPVAKRSISKDSAEYRLRRERNNIAVRKSRDKARRRILMTQQRALQLQEENQKLQMKIGQLSQELDTLRHILSQQHLPGSEEGATVITTV; encoded by the exons ATGAACCCGTACCCGAATCAGGCCCACGTGACCGGCCTGAACCCAACGTCTTCAAGCCCTGCCGGGTCATCCAATTTGGTTTCAATGGACATGATAACATACAGCCAGTCTCAGGGGCTGAGGGGGGCCGGTGAGGACAGGATAGACGAGCAGATGATGGGACTGCCATACCTGCCGTACACGTCTTCTTGCCTCAGCAGCACCACGAGCTCAGTGAACCACCACCAGAACCACGGCAGCAATTTGCAG GAGTTCTCTCCTCCTTTCATCTTGCCCACCATGCGTGCTCCGGTAGCCAAGAGGAGCATCAGCAAGGACAGCGCCGAGTACCGGCTGCGGCGCGAGAGGAACAACATCGCCGTGCGGAAGAGTCGAGACAAGGCTCGCAGGAGGATCCTGATGACACAGCAGAGGGCCCTGCAGCTGCAGGAGGAGAACCAGAAGCTGCAGATGAAGATCGGGCAGCTCTCGCAGGAGCTGGACACTCTCAGACATATCCTGTCCCAGCAGCACCTGCCGGGAAGCGAAGAGGGGGCCACAGTCATCACCACTGTCTGA